The Gemmatimonadales bacterium genome includes the window CTCGCACCCCTGACCGTCGGCTTCGTCACCTAACAACGGGTTCGCCCGAGCCTCGAGGCGGGAGCCCAGCTCCGCTCGATCCACCCCGCTCCCCCGGGCACGATCACCTTCCGCGGCAAGACCATCACCCTGGCGGGGCTCGAGAACCCGCTCCGGAGCCAGGGCAACCTCGCCGCCCACATCGCCGAAGGCCGCCGCGTCTACTATCAGAACTGCGTCTTCTGCCACGGCGACCGGTTCGACGGCCAGGGCGACTACGCCCACGCCTTCAACCCCGCGCCGCTCTCCTTCACCGACCCCGGCACGATCGCCCAGCTCACCGAGAGCTACGTCTTCTGGCGCATCGCCAAGGGCGGCCGCGGCCTGCCGCGCGAGGGCACCCCCTGGAACTCGGCCATGCCGGCCTGGGAGGACTTCCTGACGGAGGACGAGATCTGGGCGGTGGTCATGTTCCTCTATGAGCACACCGGCTGGCACCCGCGCACCTTCGAGACCGGAGGCGCCGATGCGGAGCGCTAGGGCGCTGGCCGGCGCCGCTGCCGGCCTCCTGGCGGGGCTTGCCCTGATCGCGGCGGTCTCCCCGCCGCGGCAGCAGCAACCGGCCGCCGCGGGCGCCAACGACGAGGGGCGCCGCGTCTACGACAAGTGGTGCGCCGGCTGCCACGGAGATCAGGGAAAAGGCGATGGCGACGGCGCCGGCCACCTCCTCCCCAAGCCGCGCGACTTCACCCGCGCCTTGTATCAGGTCCGGTCGACAGCGACCGGCGAGGTGCCCACGGACGCTGACATCCGCCACGTCGTGGACGAGGGAATGCCCGGTACCAGCATGCCGGCGTGGAAGAACACCCTCTCGAGCGGCGAGCGAGAGG containing:
- a CDS encoding cytochrome c gives rise to the protein MAEGRRVYYQNCVFCHGDRFDGQGDYAHAFNPAPLSFTDPGTIAQLTESYVFWRIAKGGRGLPREGTPWNSAMPAWEDFLTEDEIWAVVMFLYEHTGWHPRTFETGGADAER